The DNA segment GATCGCAGCCTTCGGCAGCTCCTACATTTGGATTTGTGTTGTTGGCTAGAGCGTCGAACGAATCACCTCCCCCAACCAATCCATGAACACCCGCACCCGCAGCGGCAAGTGCCGTTGCCGCGCATACAGGATTGAAATGCCCATCGCCGGCGCCGTGAATTGCGGCAGTACGGTCAGCAGTTCACCATTGTCCAGATGCGGCTGCATGCCGGTGCGCGGCACCTGGATCAGGCCGAAACCGCCGAGGCACGCCGACTCATAGGCATCAGTGCTGTTGACCGTGACACTGCCCGCCATCGGCAGGCGCCGCACCTGTCCGTCCTGTTCATACACAAAACCTTCCGAGCGCGAACCGAGCACGCCGACGTAGTGCACCAGCCGATGCTGCGCCAGATCCTCCAGCGTCTGCGGTACGCCATAGCGTTCGAGGTAAGCGGGGCTGGCGCAGTTGATCATCGGAAAGTCGCCCAGATGCCGCGCCACCACCGACTGATCCGGCTGCGCGCCGATGCGCACCACGCAATCGAAACCCTCGCTGAGCAGATCGACGCGACGGTCGGTACTGCTGATTTCCAATTCCAGATTCGGGTGGCGCGCCATGAACTCAGGCAGCAGCGGCATGATCAAGCGGCGCGCGAGAATGTTCGGCATATCGACACGAATCCGCCCGGTGAGCGACGCTGGATCCTGCCGAAACAGCCCCTCGATCTCGTCCATATGCGACAGCAGATC comes from the Pseudomonas sp. RSB 5.4 genome and includes:
- a CDS encoding LysR family transcriptional regulator, whose translation is MNKLELLRTFVRVSELLSFTLAGESLGLPRSTVSEHVQALETLLGTRLLQRTTRKVQATQDGLVLYERSKDLLSHMDEIEGLFRQDPASLTGRIRVDMPNILARRLIMPLLPEFMARHPNLELEISSTDRRVDLLSEGFDCVVRIGAQPDQSVVARHLGDFPMINCASPAYLERYGVPQTLEDLAQHRLVHYVGVLGSRSEGFVYEQDGQVRRLPMAGSVTVNSTDAYESACLGGFGLIQVPRTGMQPHLDNGELLTVLPQFTAPAMGISILYARQRHLPLRVRVFMDWLGEVIRSTL